The Bombina bombina isolate aBomBom1 chromosome 12, aBomBom1.pri, whole genome shotgun sequence sequence gaatccagctcctgtctaatttctgcggttcatatcccaggtatagacaattgggaagcggattatctcagtcgccaaacgttgcatccgggcgaatggtctcttcacccagaggtatttcttcagattgttcaaatgtgggaacttccagaaatagatctgatggcttctcatctaaacaagaaacttcccaggtatctgtccagatcccgggatcctcaggcggaggcagtggatgcattatcacttccttggaagtatcatcctgcctatatctttccgcctctagttcttcttccaagagtaatctccaagattctgaaggaatgcttgtttgtcctgctggtagctccagcatggtctcacaggttttggtatgcggatcttgtccagatggcctcttgccaaccgtggactcttccgttaagaccagaccttctgtcgcaaggtccttttttccatcaggatctcaaatccttaaatttaaaggtatggagattgaacgcttgattcttggtcaaagaggtttctctgactctgtgattaatactatgttacaggctcgtaaatctgtatctagagagatatattatagagtctggaagacttatatttcttggtgtctttctcatcatttttcctggcattcttttagaattccgagaattttacagtttcttcaggatggtttagataaaggtttgtccgcaagttctttgaaaggacaaatctctgctctttctgttctttttcacagaaagattgctaatcttcctgatattcattgttttgtacaagctttggttcgtataaaacctgtcattaagtcaatttctcctccttggagtttgaatttggttctgggggctcttcaagctcctccttttgaacccatgcattcattggacattaaattactttcttggaaagttttgttccttttggcgatctcttctgccagaagagtctctgaattatctgctctttcttctgagtctccttttctgatttttcatcgggataaggcggtgttgtgaacttcttttgaatttttacctaaggttgtgaattccaacaacattagtagagaaattgtggttccttcattatgtcctaatcctaagaattctaaggagaaatcgttgcattctttggatgttgttagagctttgaaattttatgttgaagctactaagtctttccgaaagacttctagtctatttattatcttttccggttctagaaaaggccagaaagcttctgccatttctttggcatcttggttgaaatctttaattcatcatgcctatgtcgagtcgggtaaaactccgcctcaaaggattacagctcattctactaggtcagtttctacttcctgggcatttaggaatgaagcttcggttgatcagatttgcaaagcagcaacttggtcctctttgcatacttttactaaattctaccattttgatgtgttttcttcttctgaagcagtttttggtagaaaagtacttcaggcagcggtttcagtttgaatcttctgcttatgttttcattaaactttattttgggtgtggattattttcagcaggaattggctgtctttattttatccctccctctctagtgactcttgcgtggaaagatccacatcttgggtagtcattatcccatacgtcactagctcatggactcttgctaattacatgaaagaaaacataatttatgtaagaacttacctgataaattcatttctttcatattagcaagagtccatgaggcctaccctttttgtggtggttatgatttttttgtataaagcacaattattccaattccttattttatatgctttcgcactttttttcttatcaccccacttcttggctattcgttaaactgatttgtgggtgtggtgaggggtgtatttataggcattttgaggtttgggaaactttgcccctcctggtaggaatgtatatcccatacgtcactagctcatggactcttgctaatatgaaagaaatgaatttatcaggtaagttcttacataaattatgtttttttctccataTTTAACCCTTTACTGGTGCTGATCATTGAAGTTACGTCTTTTCATacagggtgccgccatcttggaacttaCGTATTCTTACATCCTGTGACTAAAGAGTTGCGCTTTCACAGATCACTGACATTGCCAGCGTTTTGATAACTGTATCTTACACTTAAGCTCTCACAATACAGAGCAGacgttttacattttttaaatagattttaaacaTTACATAACAAATTGTAAAAAAAGCCCTCAGGGATAATATAAATGTagccacagtaaaaaaaaaaaaaaattaaatagagttcctgctctgtattgtgcacactgaactgaaagggacagttcacccccccaaaaaatcccatttaaattgtttccaatattccattttacctgctggagtgtattaaattgtttacaagtagttcctttgcccctattttgtcctttgaaatagctgattaagcTTGtgatttcccaacctatactgaaagttttgatactgtcagctattgaatagcctaagtaaacacagccagcagaagaaattacactccaagtggggtgcaggatagttaagtaataatatgataattttccattggtctctctatgtattgagctttagttttacagacaaatataagataaggaagcaagtgtgtgtacacaaagtaataacataatgagatctgatatttacctgaaactcaacccattgtaataggccatgttttaaaagcacaaacccagctatttcatatatacaaataaacctgaaaatgcaatgtcTCAAAcactttatactctgcagctggtttaacaaataATTGAAATTACATTCATATTAATCTGTGAATGTACGTAGCAAATGTTTCAGGGTgcgaaaatacttaaagggacatgaaactcccaatttttttttctccatgattcagagagagaatacaattttaaaccacattccaatttactttatctaatttgctaaatttagatatcctttgtaaaagaaatagcaatgtacatgggtgagtcaatcacacaaggcatctatgtgcagccaccaatcagcagctactaatccCATTTtgctatgcttttcagcaaaggatatcaagtgaatgaagcaaaattagataatagaagtaaattggaaagttgtttaaaattgcatgttctatctaaatcgtgaaagaaaaaaaattgtgttttatgtccctttaagttccaaaaTGGCGGTGCCCAGCATGAAGACAAGAGGCATCTCTTACTGGCACTTGTAAagagttaaaataagaaaatggttTTAAAGACAGCTGCAGGAAAAAGGAATACAAGCAGCAGCCCAGTGATTAATAACCGTAGTTGCACCCAggcatttaatgtctctttaataaataccTATGATACTCTTGTCCATACTCAACCTCACAAACTCTACTTAGCAACTAATTCCCAAACACAGATAACATCCTCTCTATTTTTAGGTAATTTCCAAACAACTCCTCTTGTCTTAAACCTTCTTTAGAAATGACACTTTTTCTGCTCAATACTAATTGCAAACAGCCAAGGAATGTAACAAAACCATAAATCAAGTAGTGATTTAGAGATCTCCAGGAAATGACAGATGATGATTCAGAGCTACACAAACACGAATATACATCACTTCCTGGATAACAGTCCTGTTTACTGACTGTGTTaaacaaatatgaaactgaaaagAAAAATTGTAAAGGGACAGTTAAAGTCAATGTCAATTTTCATAGCACCTATGTGTCTATTAGTTAAAccgccacttttttttttataaaaaaataattcttatttatatatttatattaccaatTTGCTGCCGTTTTCAAGCCCAGTTCCTCCCAGCCGCTACTTCCTTCTTTTCCtccctgtgacgtatagagcggtcccccCCTCTCTATACGTATTCTCCAAGCGCGCTCCCGTCTACTCCAGCAACAGCGCATGCGTTACAAGGCGATTTCGTAGACTagctacatagtattcaatgactGAATACATTAAATGAATACTATTGTGGCATCGAGTGCAGCAGCTTACCTCGGACATCATTACATTTGGAACTAACACCGAAAATAAGGCTATAGCGCATGCGCGACGCATGAAAGCATGTCGAAGCTGAATAGGAGATTTCAAGTCTAACGCAGATGCATTGGGAACATTAGGAACAAGTGACGTTTCTAAAAAGTGGTTGGTCCCGCGGGAGGAAATCAAACAGCTAAGATGACGGGGCGGAGGAACAATACTTAAAACGAACGGCTATTACggtaaaaacagaaaataaaaagtaatgctgtgaaaatgatgaattaaagttcatctGTTTTTCCAATAACGATTACTGTGGCGTTCCCGGGAGagactgactttacattcactttaacaccaaatattgttaaaattaaagagatagataatccctttattacccattccccagttttgcataactaacagttatattaatacactttttacctctgattaccttgtatctaagcctctgcaaactgcccctttatttcagttcttttgacagacttgcattttagccaatcagcgctgactcataattccatgggagtgagcacaatgctatctataaggcacacatgaactagcgctgtctagctgtgaaatacAGTCAAATGtagagataagaggctgccttcaagggcgttgacattagcatgtgagcctacctaggtttagcttttaactaagaatactaagagaacaaagcaaatttgatgatagaagtaaattggaaagttgtttaaaattgcatgccctatcttaattaatgaaagtttaaagggacactgtacccaaaaattttatttcgtgattcagattgagcatgacattttaagcaaatttctaatttactcctattatcaaattttcttcattctcttggtatctttatttgaaatgcaagaatgtaagtttagatgccggcccatttttggtgaacaacctgggttgtccttgctgattggtggataaattcatccaccaataaaaaagtgctgtccagagtactgaaaccaaaaaaaagcttagatgccttctttttcaaataatgatagcaagagaacgaagaaaaattgataataggagtaaattagaaagttgcttaaaattgcatgctctttctgaattacaaaagaaaaaaatttgggttcagtgtccctttaatttggactttactgtccctttaattcatgattcagacagactatacaattaatttattttttttattgtacttctttgatcaaatttgctttattctcgtatcccttgttgaaaagcatacctaggtaggctcagaagtagtaatgcactactgtgagctagctggtgataaaTGTCtcggctaactcccagtagtgtattgctgctccttcaataaagcatACCAAAGAGAATAAAGCCAGttagataatagatgtacattTGAAAGacgtttaaaatgaaatgctctatttgaatcatttgtttcatgtccctataaggaTTTCAATTTTGGCAGCTTGCTAATTTTTAGTGTTTACATTTACATTCCTTCACAATGACAAAACAAATACCAgaaacatttaagaaaaaaaattaaaaatgaaaattacaatttaaagggacaataaaaaaatttttttatacaaaatgttaaaaatatttctgGCAAGGGTAGCTCTGAAAGTCTTTAACAATGCGCAaaagtttactttaaagggacaagaaacccatattttttattttattattcaggagcacacaattttaaacaactttccaataatcagcaagcgctacccaggtgcagaacaaaaaaacggaccggctcctaagctttacattcctgctttttttttaaataaagataccaagagaacgaagaaaaattgataataggaaaacaaattgggtttcataaccctttaaaagTACCGCTGGTCGATAACAGAAaccaccactgatccaatcagcagtgttagtctCGCAGCTGGGATCCAACCAGCAGTGCTCTGAGTTTTGACCAGTACTTTacgtatgtgtttaaccacttagatttgcagtgtcactagtgataaaattacctgctctaacaAATTTCAGGCATGTAGCACAGTAGACAGTCATCGTTTCTGTCTACCTATTTTATTTCTTCTTTCTTGGTCTGAGAAAATACCGTATAGGTCATTTGCATATCTACCCCACCCATGTGTAAGAAATATTGATCTTCTAGAATTTTTGCTGATGTATGTtgagtggcttaaagggacattagacaagcTGATTTTTACTGGTTTCCTTTTCTTCCAGTACAAAATGACCCTTGCTAACCCATCTCAACCCTGTACATGGTGTATGAATGTGCATTGTTTTTCCCACATGCAGAAGAAGAAAGGGGTAAACTCTACCATTTTCCCTTCATTAAGGTGATTAAGCACTgaatattttaagttatttaattataatttcttAAAGTTTTTGTTTGATCAAACAGACCAAAATTCATTTGGATTATTCActctataaatacatattaatttatatttatcaGGGCTTGACTAATCTGGGCGCCACTGGCACCTTAAATTCACCCGTTTTGGATTCCCCAAGTGCCCCCAACATGCCTCCACTGGTCACCGCTTGCTGTTACAGGCCGCACATAAAATTTAGCCCCATGCGGTTGATTACTTTCCAGGCCATGCACCTGGAAAGGACCCAGCCACACCTAAAATTTAGCCCAGTGCAACTAGGTCTTTTCCAGGCCACACAGATTTTTGAGCTGGCTCCAAGATTTTAGGCATATTTGGCTAGCACTGATTTATATTGTATACAATGATATCCATACAGAATCATAGTCCAAAGGAGCTAAAAGGCACCTCCCACAGCAATACTGGTGGATGGTGTAACATCCCACAAGGACAAACACAAGTGtgtgttttctctctttctctctctctgtagaggaacatccattttacaaaacaatatGTAATACAATATAAATCACCATCTTTCAGAtgcaacatatatacaaatatattactttaatgatcctttaaagggacactcaagttaaaattaaactttcatgattcagatacagcatgtaattttaaacaactttccatttaaacttccaaaatgtgcacagtctttttatttttacactttgagtcatcagctcctactgcgcatgcgcaagaattcacagattagacgtatatgcatttgttattggctgatggctgtcacatggtatgtgtatgcatttgtaattggctgatggctgtcacatgatacagggggagtggtaatagacataactttaaaatttgtcagaaaaaaaaaatctactacttaaatTTCAtactaagcgctattgcattgtcttgtcatcatgcaaatctactgtttttactggtcctttaatcttcTTTTTAACGGCTCTTTAACACCTTGCATGAAAGGTCGCAACAGGAAAATTTCCAATTAAACCTCATGGAAAATATTAGATATTAGACGATAAATAACAGTAAATTAATTACACTTTAATAAATAAACATGCAAACATCTTAAGCTACAATACAAGTTCTTATCGAACTCTAGTTGACTCTGCAGGCTCTGATCATCAAAAGCTGAAGCAGAATAAATATAGGAGACATGATGAGTCCAAACCAAAGCTCTCTTGTCTGTTCCATGAGTTTCTGGCACAAAAGCATCTCAAAAACAAATTTGAGGCTTAAAATGGTGAGTATCCAGAAAAGGCGTAGTACAGCCTGCCTCTTCTCCCCATCCTGGAATAGTCTCACTGTCACTATGGTGGTAAAGTAAGTGCTCAGTCCATCAGCAGCAAAGAACGGGATGAATACATTCCACCAACTTAGGCTCAATCCTTCAACTTTGAGTGCTAAAAGAATAGAGAAAACTAATAGGGCCGAGACATGAAGAAAAATTTCAAACTGGGCAAATCCGAGCCACTGTACCAGCTCGCGTAAGGAGAACAGcattgtgattggttagaagaggtctGCTGCGGGTGGAATATTTTGTAGCAACATGTGAGGATGTTGTGATTGGTGGATGGCAGAGAAGCAATTCTTCTTTCAGAAGTCAGGTTAAAATGGTCCGCCTTCCAAAAGTCAGCCAAATAACTTGCAACTCATGTTCCAGAAGTCAGTTTATCAGAAGACCTGCAACTTGGCTCCCAGAAGTCAATTTAACAAAGGtcctgaaaaaaaaataagaagagaTTATATTGAGTAAATGGACATTTTTTCAAACTTAAAAGGGATGTGAAGCCACccgcttctttcatgattcaaatagaacatacaattttaaacaactttccaatttacttatattatcaagtttgcttaattctcttggtatcctttgttgagggatcagcaatgcactacaggaagctaacCTATCACAACAAGTCAGCCAAATATGCAAATCCACCAaccagcagccagctcccagtagaacattgtgGCTCCTAAGCCTacgtaggaatgcttttcaacaaaggatacatataaaattaagcatattagataacagaagtaaattggatagttgtttaaaattccataacTCTTTAAACACTTGTGCATACTTGGTCAGAGCAGGGGATACCTTAAGAGAGTAATAAGTGTGTCCATACTTTTCAAAATACAACAACACCGTTTTGATTTGGTCCCTGGTTATTATACACTTGCTACAGCACTTGAGTAATGTTGTTCGGTTATATCATAAGTATTAATACAGATGTCCAGTGCTTACCGTACTGTATACAAGTTTTCTAACCATTGGACATAGATGATGCCAAACACTCATCAGACATCAAATTCAGACTTGCAGGAAGAGGTGCCTTACATGAAAAAGAGTTTTAGGCTTTCAGTTTTCTTGAGAACCAGGTCATATCTACTGGAGTCACGCTAGCAGACAGTTGACAAATTCAGGTCGAGCTATCAGACAGttataaaacagtagtcaagctatcagacacttatttgtttgcactttcttaagactattagaGGCTGTACCATACATTTATGCTAATAAGAATTGCTTTAATGAATACAACAAACATTTTTGTTATGTCACTCAAATTTAATAAAAATAGTCATTTTCCAGCACTTttctaagcgttaaaaacaaaatctcccattgcgccactaaattttcaccgcagttatctcacacaatgacccctctatgaaaTCTCAAAGTACAGGGACTTTTTActatgaaattttaaaaatattgggcctcaaattgcaaaaataggcactttccagcaatttcacttagggataaaaacaaaatcttgcattgtgccactaaattttccccACAGCTATCTCACAGAATGAGCCCTCTAAGATATCACAAAGAATGGAGActttttttactgtggaattttaaaatattgggccccaaatatcACACAAATTGCCAAAATAATCACTTTCCATCTATTTTACTTACGGATATTTGGggaccaatatttttaaaatttcacagtaaaaagtccccataattagaagggtcattgtgtgagatagctgctgtgaaaatttagtggcacaatgggagattttgtttttatccctaagtgaaattgctggaaagtgcctattttAGCAATTTGAGgtacatttggggcccaatatttttaaaattccacagtaaaaagtctcaaaTCTTTGTGATatcttagaggggtcattgtgtgagatagctgacgtgaaaatttagtggcacaatgggagattttgtttttaacgtTTAGACAAGTTctagaaaatgattttttttaaaaaatttgagtgacatttataataaaaatgctTGTATTCATTAAAGCAATTCTTATTAGCATAaatgtatggtacagcctttaatagtcttaagaaagtgcaaacaaataagtgtctgatagcttgactccagttaTTATCTAAATCTATACatatctcttttctttctctctctctctatttatattcATATCATCTACATCAGCAATATTTCTAAATTGCAGTATACTTATACCTTATTATGTAGCAGTTTCACAAGTTATTATTTGTAAGCAGTGCACGTTTATTGTTCTACTATTGAGTGTACACAGACTGTATGCAGAGCCAATAGCAAAGGGCATATGATCACCTGCTTTTACATGCAGCCGCTCACATGGAGCGATACCAAAATATCACACGGGCACTATAAGGCCATTCACACCGGGAATAACAGCGTTCACCTACCTACAGCTTCGATCTCCGTTTCTCCGCTCAAGAACACTTCCGCCAGCACTTCTTTAGCAAACTAAGTCAATGCATGCGACACTGGGTGTGACGTCATCATAACGCGACGGACTGTGAGGGTCAATGAAGCCAGAAGAGGAGGTGAGTGAGGGTAGATAAGAAGCTGGACAGAGCGTTGCCTACTGGAGGATTGTTGTTATTAGTGGCACTTAGGGTTAGTGTATGTGTCATGCAATGGTGCTGAGAACTGAGCCATTTATCTTTCATTCCTGGTCATTCTAATGTCCCCCCTGCAATATATGGTAGTGATTCAGCTGTATGCCACCCATGTGACTAAGCTCTTATCTCTAACACATTGTTCATAAAGCTTACTGACTTATCTCTAGCCCACTTAGAGAGACTGCTGCCTGGGCTCTACACCACTGCATACTGACTTAGCTCTATGCTACTTCTCATGGGGAATACTGACTTAGCTCTATGCTACTTCTCATGGGGAATACTGACTTAGCTCTATGCTACTTCTCATGAGAAATACTGACTTAGCTCTATGCTACTTCTCATGGGCATACTGACTTAGCACTACTTCTCATGGGGAATACTGACTTAGCTCTATGCTACTTCTCATGGGCATATTGACATAGCACTACTTCTCATGGGGAATACTGACTTAGCTCTATGCTACTTCTCATGGGCATATTGACTTAGCACTACTTCTCATGGGGAATACTGACTTAGCTCTATGCTACTTCTCATGGGCATATTGACATAGCACTACTTCTCATGGGGAATACTGACTTAGCTCTATGCTACTTCTCATGGGCATATTGACTTAGCACTACTTCTCATGGGGAATACTGACTTAGCTCTATGCTGTTTCTCATGGGGAATACTGACTTAGCTCTATGCTACTTCTCATGGGCATATTGACATAGCCCTACTTCTCATGGGGAATACTGACTTAGCTCTATGCTACTTCTCATGGGCATATTGACTTAGCACTACTTCTCATGGGGAATACTGACTTAGCTCTATGCTGTTTCTCATGGGCATATTGACATAGCCCTACTTCTCATGGGGAATACTGACTTAGCTCTATGCTGTTTCTCATGGGCATATTGACATAGCACTACTTCTCATGGGGAATACTGACTTAGCTCTATGCTACTTCTCATGGGCATATTGACATAGCACTACTTCTCATGGGGAATACTGACTTAGCTCTATGCTACTTCTCATGGGCATATTGACATAGCACTACTTCTCATGGGGAATACTGACTTAGCTCTATGCTACTTCTCATGGGCATACTGACTTAGCACTACTTCTCATGGGGAA is a genomic window containing:
- the TMEM203 gene encoding transmembrane protein 203, which codes for MLFSLRELVQWLGFAQFEIFLHVSALLVFSILLALKVEGLSLSWWNVFIPFFAADGLSTYFTTIVTVRLFQDGEKRQAVLRLFWILTILSLKFVFEMLLCQKLMEQTRELWFGLIMSPIFILLQLLMIRACRVN